In Glycine soja cultivar W05 chromosome 10, ASM419377v2, whole genome shotgun sequence, the genomic stretch ACACTGGTTATTTGCCAGTTCACTGGTTGGTACCGTAACCGACCCGAGTTTTTTAACATTGGGTTCAACCAGAAAAATGAACAGTattccattttcttcttttctttttggtccaaacaatattctttttattagttttgattTCCTTTCTAATTACTCAAGTATCAGATTAAGGGGAACTTCCCAAACAATGGTGCCCATTTGTTAGTGCAGAATCTTGCACTATTCTCATCAACTTTACAACTTAACTAAACTAACATGAGAGGCATATACCAATAGAACTTATGAAATAACATGTTACCTAACAACGATGTTTGAGGAAAAGCTTATTCTTAATTACAAGGAATAAAACCTCTAACATCCCCTTAAGGTCTTACTCAGCAATAATCAATGATAAGTACGATAGTAACCCTCTGTTTGTACTTCTGTTGGTAACAGAAGATGTGTGTAGGTGGTTTGATATAGGTCTTAAGGCAGAAGAGAAGGGAGGTCAAAATCTGTACTTCTAGGCTAATATTCCAACTTTTGAAGTACAGTGATTCAAAATTAAGCATTGTGCCAAATCGTACACTTCTATTCTATATATACCTCAATGCATCTTTTCATGAAGTTCTCATCCAAGCCTCATTTTCAAAGTACAATAATTCTGATTTATCAGATGGCCCCTCTGCCAGCAGAAAACATCTTACCAATCATTTTCCTCCTCTTGATAATATTTTCAGTATCCAAAGCTGAACTTCATGCTCATTACTATGACCAAACATGTCCACAAgtggaaaaaataatttcagaGACTGTTCTCAAAGCTTCTAAGCATGACCCAAAAGTCCCAGCCCGTATCTTGAGAATGTTCTTCCATGACTGTTTCATAAGGGTATGATCTTTcactcaataaaataaaaaacactagCATGCATGCACACACAATATTCATACTGATGAATGATTAAAATGGCTTATGTGTGCTTATGTGTAATACTGTAATTGGTATATGATTATTGATTGATGTTCAATGGTAGGGGTGTGATGCCTCAATATTGCTGGACTCAACAGCCACTAACCAAGCTGAGAAAGATGGCCCTCCTAATATCTCAGTTCGATCATTCTATGTGATTGATGAAGCCAAAGCAAAGCTTGAATTGGCTTGCCCACGCACTGTTTCTTGTGCTGATATAATTGCCATTTCAGCTAGCAATGTGGTAGCCATGGTAATATCTAAGTCTCCAAACTGTTTTAGACCTGCTAAAATCTTGGTACTCTTTAGTAGACATATTCGATGATCTCATAAAATATTCCATTGAAAGAATCTAAATCACATGATAGGTTTGGATAATGCCTAAATAAATTctagataaatatttaaaatttctatacaCACTGATCACTCATTCCTGAGAATCTTGAATagcatataaattattattcagGATATTTAGTATGTTGGATATTATTATTGATCTCTACATTTCCATAATGATCACTCCATGAAACATTAGCATATCTTGAGGTAAGTGAAAGTAAGTTACTTATTACAATATCAATATTTCTTATTTACTATGACAGTCTGGAGGTCCATATTGGAATGTactgaaaggaaggaaagatgGAAGAGTATCAAAGGCATCTGATACCATCAACTTACCCGCTCCAACCTCCAATGTGAGCCAACTAATTCAGAGCTTTGCTAAGAGAGGTTTGACAGTTAAAGATTTAGTAACTTTATCTGGAGGTCACACTCTAGGCTTTTCACATTGTTCTTCCTTTGAGGCACGTCTTCGTAATTTTAGTTCATTGCATGACACTGATCCAAGTATGAACACCGAGTTTGCTTTAGACCTAAGAAAGAAATGTCCAAAACCAAACCACAACCATAATGCAGGACAGTTCCTGGACTCAACGGCATCAGTGTTTGACAATGACTATTATAAACAACTGTTGGCTGGAAAAGGTGTGTTTTTTTCAG encodes the following:
- the LOC114369345 gene encoding peroxidase 66-like → MAPLPAENILPIIFLLLIIFSVSKAELHAHYYDQTCPQVEKIISETVLKASKHDPKVPARILRMFFHDCFIRGCDASILLDSTATNQAEKDGPPNISVRSFYVIDEAKAKLELACPRTVSCADIIAISASNVVAMSGGPYWNVLKGRKDGRVSKASDTINLPAPTSNVSQLIQSFAKRGLTVKDLVTLSGGHTLGFSHCSSFEARLRNFSSLHDTDPSMNTEFALDLRKKCPKPNHNHNAGQFLDSTASVFDNDYYKQLLAGKGVFFSDQSLVGDHRTRWFVEAFVKDQSLFFKEFTASMLKLGNLRGSRNGEVRLNCRIVN